From Glycine max cultivar Williams 82 chromosome 11, Glycine_max_v4.0, whole genome shotgun sequence, the proteins below share one genomic window:
- the NFR5A gene encoding Nod factor receptor protein 5A precursor, with protein sequence MAVFFPFLPLHSQILCLVIMLFSTNIVAQSQQDNRTNFSCPSDSPPSCETYVTYIAQSPNFLSLTNISNIFDTSPLSIARASNLEPMDDKLVKDQVLLVPVTCGCTGNRSFANISYEINQGDSFYFVATTSYENLTNWRAVMDLNPVLSPNKLPIGIQVVFPLFCKCPSKNQLDKEIKYLITYVWKPGDNVSLVSDKFGASPEDIMSENNYGQNFTAANNLPVLIPVTRLPVLARSPSDGRKGGIRLPVIIGISLGCTLLVLVLAVLLVYVYCLKMKTLNRSASSAETADKLLSGVSGYVSKPTMYETDAIMEATMNLSEQCKIGESVYKANIEGKVLAVKRFKEDVTEELKILQKVNHGNLVKLMGVSSDNDGNCFVVYEYAENGSLDEWLFSKSCSDTSNSRASLTWCQRISMAVDVAMGLQYMHEHAYPRIVHRDITSSNILLDSNFKAKIANFSMARTFTNPMMPKIDVFAFGVVLIELLTGRKAMTTKENGEVVMLWKDIWKIFDQEENREERLKKWMDPKLESYYPIDYALSLASLAVNCTADKSLSRPTIAEIVLSLSLLTQPSPATLERSLTSSGLDVEATQIVTSIAAR encoded by the coding sequence ATGGCTGTCTTCTTTCCCTTTCTTCCTCTCCACTCTCAGATTCTTTGTCTTGTGATCATGTTGTTTTCCACTAATATTGTAGCTCAATCACAACAGGACAATAGAACAAACTTTTCATGCCCTTCTGATTCACCGCCTTCATGTGAAACCTATGTAACATACATTGCTCAGTCTCCAAATTTTTTGAGTCTAACCAACATATCCAATATATTTGACACAAGCCCTTTATCCATTGCAAGAGCCAGTAACTTAGAGCCTATGGATGACAAGCTAGTCAAAGACCAAGTCTTACTCGTACCAGTAACCTGTGGTTGCACTGGAAACCGCTCTTTTGCCAATATCTCCTATGAGATCAACCAAGGTGATAGCTTCTACTTTGTTGCAACCACTTCATACGAGAATCTCACGAATTGGCGTGCAGTGATGGATTTAAACCCCGTTCTAAGTCCAAATAAGTTGCCAATAGGAATCCAAGTAGTATTTCCTTTATTCTGCAAGTGCCCTTCAAAGAACCAGTTGGACAAAGAGATAAAGTACCTGATTACATACGTGTGGAAGCCCGGTGACAATGTTTCCCTTGTAAGTGACAAGTTTGGTGCATCACCAGAGGACATAATGAGTGAAAACAACTATGGTCAGAACTTTACTGCTGCAAACAACCTTCCAGTTCTGATCCCAGTGACACGCTTGCCAGTTCTTGCTCGATCTCCTTCGGACGGAAGAAAAGGCGGAATTCGTCTTCCGGTTATAATTGGTATTAGCTTGGGATGCACGCTACTGGTTCTGGTTTTAGCAGTGTTACTGGTGTATGTATATTGTCTGAAAATGAAGACTTTGAATAGGAGTGCTTCATCGGCTGAAACTGCAGATAAACTACTTTCTGGAGTTTCAGGCTATGTAAGTAAGCCTACCATGTATGAAACTGATGCGATCATGGAAGCTACAATGAACCTCAGTGAGCAGTGCAAGATTGGGGAATCAGTGTACAAGGCAAACATAGAGGGTAAGGTTTTGGCAGTAAAAAGATTCAAGGAAGATGTCACGGAAGAGCTGAAAATTCTGCAGAAGGTGAATCATGGGAATCTGGTGAAACTAATGGGTGTCTCATCAGACAATGATGGAAACTGTTTTGTGGTTTATGAATACGCTGAAAATGGGTCTCTTGATGAGTGGCTATTCTCCAAGTCTTGTTCAGACACATCAAACTCAAGGGCATCCCTTACATGGTGTCAGAGGATAAGCATGGCAGTGGATGTTGCGATGGGTTTGCAGTACATGCATGAACATGCTTATCCAAGAATAGTCCACAGGGACATCACAAGCAGTAATATCCTTCTTGACTCGAACTTTAAGGCCAAGATAGCAAATTTCTCCATGGCCAGAACTTTTACCAACCCCATGATGCCAAAGATAGATGTCTTTGCATTTGGGGTGGTTCTGATTGAGTTGCTTACCGGAAGGAAAGCCATGACAACCAAGGAAAATGGTGAGGTGGTCATGCTGTGGAAGGACATTTGGAAGATCTTTGATCAAGAAGAGAATAGAGAGGAGAGGCTCAAAAAATGGATGGATCCTAAGTTAGAGAGTTATTATCCTATAGATTACGCTCTCAGCTTGGCCTCCTTGGCGGTGAATTGTACTGCAGATAAGTCTTTGTCCAGACCAACCATTGCAGAAATTGTCCTTAGCCTCTCCCTTCTCACTCAACCATCTCCCGCAACATTGGAGAGATCCTTGACTTCTTCTGGATTGGATGTAGAAGCTACTCAAATTGTCACTTCCATAGCAGCTCGTTGA
- the LOC100780437 gene encoding probable pectate lyase 4, with protein sequence MVSHVINHILWRFVLIIVIITLYTPNLSAAKQSKINGLKMNVIDRCWRLNPEWRRHRPQLATCSVGYTGKMTNNIGKDLIHYIVIDPSDDPINPKRGTLRYGASVIQGKVWITFQRDMHIKLERPLLISSFTAIDGRGVNVHIANNACLMIFKATNIIIHGIRVHHCKPQAPGVVMGPEGKVIPLGHVDGDAIRLVTASKIWIDHNTLYNCQDGLLDVTRGSTDVTISNNWFRDQDKVMLLGHDDGYVRDQNMKVTVVYNHFGPNCNQRMPRIRHGYAHVANNLYLGWVQYAIGGSMGPSLKSEANLFIAPTIGSKEVTWRKSNHNNGDTWEFHSVKDAFENGASFTVTKGGRVPKPNYSNEQYFKVVDVNFVRSLTRSSGILGCSKTSVC encoded by the exons ATGGTCTCTCATGTTATCAATCATATCCTTTGGCGTTTTGTTTTGATTATTGTAATTATCACCCTTTACACTCCAAACCTTAGTGCCGCAAAACAATCTAAAATAAATGGCTTGAAAATGAATGTGATCGATCGATGTTGGAGACTGAATCCTGAATGGAGGAGGCATCGACCTCAATTAGCAACATGTTCGGTGGGCTACACCGGCAAGATGACAAACAACATTGGTAAAGACCTCATCCATTATATTGTTATAGACCCTAGTGATGATCCTATAAACCCTAAACGTGGCACCTTGAGGTATGGAGCTTCTGTAATTCAAGGTAAAGTGTGGATCACATTCCAAAGAGACATGCACATTAAACTTGAGAGACCCCTTCTTATTAGTAGTTTCACCGCAATTGATGGTCGAGGGGTTAATGTCCACATTGCTAATAATGCATGCTTAATGATCTTTAAG gCTACCAACATAATCATCCATGGCATTCGAGTTCATCATTGCAAACCTCAAGCCCCAGGGGTCGTGATGGGGCCTGAAGGAAAAGTGATTCCTTTGGGCCACGTAGATGGGGATGCAATTAGATTGGTTACTGCTTCAAAGATTTGGATTGACCATAATACACTATATAATTGTCAAGATGGTCTACTTGATGTAACACGAGGATCCACTGATGTGACTATATCCAATAATTGGTTTAGAGACCAAGATAAGGTTATGCTTCTTGGACATGATGATGGATATGTGAGAGACCAGAATATGAAGGTTACTGTTGTGTACAATCACTTTGGGCCTAATTGTAATCAGCGCATGCCAAG gATTCGCCATGGGTATGCACATGTAGCAAACAATCTTTACTTAGGATGGGTGCAATATGCCATTGGTGGAAGCATGGGACCTAGCCTCAAAAGTGAAGCTAACCTCTTTATAGCACCTACAATAGGGAGTAAGGAG GTGACATGGAGAAAGAGTAATCATAACAATGGGGATACATGGGAATTTCATTCAGTGAAAGATGCTTTTGAAAATGGAGCCTCATTTACAGTAACAAAAGGAGGACGTGTGCCAAAACCAAATTATAGCAATGAACAATACTTTAAAGTTGTTGATGTCAACTTTGTTAGGTCGTTGACACGCTCATCGGGCATATTAGGATGCAGTAAAACCTCTGTATGTTGA
- the LOC100780977 gene encoding uncharacterized protein, translating to MPMLPSYCVKESKPCVGWVEKYLGDCLCNLKDEISFGFGFISLICWGVAEIPQIITNFRAKSSHGVSLAFLLTWVAGDIFNLVGCHLEPATLPTQYYTALLYTITTIVLVLQSFYYDYIYKWGKRHGKINTDEAYKEEEKKPLRPKPGRDHSGIPIQNDGPKETPRRDYYYRSARSLAANDTPPFGTYLRAAKSVPSAIVMNDDSSSDDDEAHPLSSKKPVTQPRPIPRSVPATYGTFLVASMNFPRQGNALMEGYNRFNGRKLLLQEHNSMHTALGQWLGWLMAVIYMGGRLPQIWLNIKRGGVEGLNPLMFVFALIANATYVGSILVRTTEWESIRANMPWLLDAIVCVALDLFIILQYANYRYLGKKTGSDDADYGDY from the exons ATGCCAATGCTACCATCGTACTGCGTGAAGGAGAGTAAACCCTGTGTGGGTTGGGTTGAGAAATACTTGGGTGATTGTCTCTGCAATTTGAAAGATGAAATTTCCTTTGGCTTTGGCTTCATAAGTCTCATATGTTGGGGAGTAGCAGAAATTCCTCAGATAATAACCAACTTTCGCGCTAAGTCCAGCCATGGTGTCTCCTTAGCCTTTCTCCTCACTTGGGTCGCGGG CGACATATTCAACCTCGTTGGTTGCCATCTGGAGCCAGCCACG TTGCCAACCCAGTACTACACAGCTCTG CTTTACACAATCACTACGATCGTGTTAGTACTTCAAAGTTTCTATTATGATTACATCTATAAATGGGGCAAGCGTCATGGGAAGATCAACACCGATGAG gcttataaagaagaagagaaaaaaccttTGAGACCGAAACCAGGCCGCGACCACTCTGGGATTCCAATACAAAATGACGGACCCAAAGAAACGCCTCGACGGGATTACTACTATAG GTCAGCGAGATCTTTGGCTGCTAATGATACTCCACCATTTGGTACATACTTGAGAGCTGCTAAAAGTGTCCCTTCAGCCATTGTAATGAACGACGATTCATCTTCTGATGATGATGAGGCTCATCCACTTTCTTCTAAGAAGCCTGTAACACAGCCTAGACCCATCCCCCGTTCTGTCCCT GCCACTTATGGAACTTTTCTAGTAGCATCTATGAACTTTCCCCGGCAGGGTAATGCCTTGATGGAGGGATACAATAGATTCAATGGAAGAAAACTACTCTTGcaa GAGCACAACAGCATGCACACTGCTTTGGGTCAATGGTTAGGATGGCTCATGGCTGTTATCTACATGGGTGGCCGGCTTCCTCAAATATGGTTGAAT ATTAAAAGAGGGGGCGTGGAG GGCTTAAATCCTCTTATGTTCGTCTTTGCATTAATCGCCAATGCCACTTACGTGGGAAG TATTCTTGTACGAACTACCGAATGGGAAAGCATCAGAGCTAATATGCCATGGCTGTTGGATGCCATAGTTTGCGTGGCATTGGACCTATTC ATAATTTTGCAGTATGCCAACTACAGATACCTTGGGAAGAAAACTGGAAGTGATGATGCTGATTATGGAGACTACTGA
- the LOC100779372 gene encoding pentatricopeptide repeat-containing protein At5g66631, whose amino-acid sequence MWMHLRPFFREANLLNGLTSRVQARSYARRREPFPTKVSHYLHRAKLIDSIRLTLRSNTPNPSLPSLINHRLMDSFVATHALRSAPSADSALSFVRALEKSSHFSHTHHTLHSLATVLAKSGRSSELKSLVDDIRANRFGSVQISFMNLMQWHAAVRDLDTVLQVWEQYALENDHLCTESYNIVMTLYAQMGKDFEAVRVFRRMIDEGSLPNCRSYTVIIEHLVKSRKLSEALEVFNLLPSMRIKRTLRQYSVLLEGFVGSKQFDEVRILVEEMQVDGILPSRGMGLLLQQMKEEGILEGKEQLLRGILPDETIRSVSYSIDSGDEDENENEDQDENISDAGQCNHVDGIHLKPWMDPRALVSALRNWSPDEVAALESANFVWTTRLVCKMLRNFKTPEAAWSFFCWAANQRGFTHDIYTVQRITTLLARHGRTDLVDRLISKIRMERMRLPFSTIRMIIDFYGISKKADAALKVFNDDRILCGPISNVNLMLLYSSLLRTLTKCGRNSDALDMLDDMILNGICPDIQTFSGLMYYFSQLGDIKTVQKLFAMVRQSGLEPDAYLFKALIQGYCKSERAALAWRLFEDMKNSGLVPDSATKELLVKSLWKEGRRREAAAVEESYEEINTVLPLALQGHVWTVSSADLTRVYNIYSNSFD is encoded by the coding sequence ATGTGGATGCACTTGAGGCCGTTCTTTCGCGAGGCTAACCTGTTAAACGGGTTAACCTCGCGAGTGCAAGCCCGTTCCTATGCTCGTCGTCGCGAACCGTTTCCCACCAAAGTTTCTCACTACCTCCACCGTGCAAAACTCATTGACTCCATTAGACTTACTCTACGCTCCAACACCCCCAACCCCTCCCTTCCCTCTCTCATAAACCACCGTCTTATGGACTCTTTCGTGGCCACTCATGCACTTCGCTCTGCCCCTTCTGCTGATTCCGCTCTCTCCTTCGTCCGTGCCCTCGAAAAAAGTTCTCATTTTTCCCACACCCACCACACACTCCATTCACTTGCCACTGTTCTTGCCAAGTCTGGTCGAAGCTCTGAGCTCAAATCCCTCGTTGATGATATCCGAGCCAACCGGTTCGGCTCTGTTCAGATCAGTTTCATGAATCTCATGCAGTGGCATGCTGCAGTTAGGGACCTTGACACTGTTCTTCAGGTGTGGGAACAGTATGCACTTGAGAATGACCATCTATGTACTGAATCTTACAACATTGTTATGACTCTTTATGCTCAAATGGGAAAGGACTTTGAGGCTGTTCGAGTTTTTCGCAGGATGATTGATGAAGGGTCTCTTCCGAATTGCAGAAGCTATACTGTGATAATCGAGCACCTTGTGAAGTCGCGCAAGTTATCGGAAGCATTGGAGGTTTTTAACCTGTTGCCTTCAATGAGGATCAAACGCACCTTGAGACAGTACTCTGTTCTGCTTGAGGGTTTTGTAGGTAGCAAACAGTTTGACGAAGTGAGAATTTTAGTTGAGGAAATGCAGGTTGATGGAATATTGCCTAGTAGAGGCATGGGTCTGTTGCTGCAGCagatgaaggaggaaggaaTTCTTGAAGGCAAGGAGCAATTGTTGAGAGGAATTTTGCCAGATGAGACAATCAGGAGTGTAAGTTATTCTATTGATAGTGGTGATGaggatgaaaatgagaatgaggACCAAGATGAGAATATAAGTGATGCTGGTCAATGTAATCATGTTGATGGAATTCATTTAAAACCGTGGATGGACCCACGGGCTTTGGTCAGTGCCTTGCGGAATTGGAGTCCTGATGAGGTAGCAGCACTAGAGAGTGCAAACTTTGTATGGACAACAAGGTTGGTTTGCAAGATGCTTAGGAATTTCAAAACACCAGAAGCTGCATGGAGTTTCTTCTGTTGGGCTGCCAATCAGCGTGGATTTACTCATGACATATACACGGTACAAAGAATCACTACCCTTCTAGCACGTCATGGACGTACTGACTTGGTTGATAGACTCATCTCCAAGATCAGAATGGAGAGAATGAGACTACCATTCAGCACCATCAGGATGATCATTGACTTCTATGGGATTTCAAAAAAAGCTGATGCTGCTCTGAAGGTTTTCAATGATGATCGAATACTTTGCGGTCCCATATCAAATGTTAACTTGATGCTTCTTTATTCCTCTCTTCTAAGAACATTGACAAAGTGTGGAAGAAATTCTGATGCCCTGGATATGCTTGATGACATGATTTTAAATGGTATTTGCCCAGATATCCAGACATTTTCAGGCCTAATGTACTATTTTTCACAGCTTGGAGATATAAAAACAGTGCAGAAGCTCTTTGCAATGGTTAGGCAGAGCGGTTTAGAGCCAGATGCTTATTTGTTTAAGGCATTAATCCAAGGTTATTGCAAGTCAGAAAGAGCTGCACTAGCATGGAGACTATTTGAAGACATGAAGAATTCAGGTTTGGTGCCTGACTCTGCCACCAAAGAGTTGCTAGTAAAGAGCCTCTGGAAAGAAGGGAGACGGAGAGAGGCTGCTGCAGTGGAAGAAAGTTATGAGGAAATAAATACGGTCCTTCCACTTGCATTGCAGGGTCATGTATGGACTGTCAGCTCTGCAGATCTCACAAgagtttataatatttattcaaattctTTTGATTAA
- the LOC100811423 gene encoding E3 ubiquitin-protein ligase RNF185, translated as MTSGFGESTRASAPSPSCSGNSSNDAGDFECNICFDLAQDPVITLCGHLFCWPCLYRWLHHHSHSQECPVCKALVQEEKLVPLYGRGKTQTDPRTKLYPGMEIPHRPSGQRPQTMPPPPPPEVNPFGSYGFGLMGGFIPMATARFGNFTLSTAFGGFIPSLLNIHFHGFQDATVYGTTSGYPFGFNGFHGGNARGFMQATGQVQRQEDNVLKNLLMLIGFLVLLTVIFVW; from the coding sequence ATGACGAGTGGTTTTGGTGAATCAACGAGAGCATCTGCACCGAGCCCATCATGCTCGGGGAACAGTTCAAACGATGCTGGCGATTTCGAATGCAACATATGCTTCGATTTGGCGCAAGATCCTGTGATCACACTCTGTGGTCACCTATTCTGTTGGCCATGCCTTTATAGGTGGCTCCATCATCACTCCCATTCTCAGGAGTGCCCTGTTTGCAAGGCCCTTGTGCAGGAAGAGAAATTGGTTCCTCTTTATGGAAGGGGCAAAACACAGACCGATCCCAGGACCAAGTTATATCCTGGAATGGAGATCCCCCACCGTCCTTCCGGGCAGAGGCCGCAAACCATGCCGCCCCCGCCGCCTCCCGAGGTCAACCCATTTGGGAGTTATGGGTTTGGACTCATGGGAGGGTTCATTCCTATGGCAACTGCCCGATTTGGAAACTTCACGCTTTCCACTGCCTTTGGTGGGTTTATCCCGTCCCTGCTCAACATTCATTTCCATGGTTTTCAGGATGCCACTGTCTATGGGACAACGTCTGGTTATCCCTTTGGGTTTAATGGCTTTCATGGAGGGAATGCGCGGGGTTTTATGCAGGCAACCGGTCAAGTGCAGCGGCAGGAGGACAATGTTTTGAAGAATCTGCTTATGTTGATTGGGTTTCTCGTCCTTCTTACGGTTATTTTTGTGTGGTAA
- the LOC100779907 gene encoding lysM domain receptor-like kinase 4: MYKKWRIIAFINNPFCYTLPLQTTMHLFPFIPIIIFTLLIHNFSLILGQQPYIGLGTVACPRRGNKNSIRGYTCNGANHSCQSYLTFRSQPIYNSVKTISTLLGSDPSQLAKINSVSMNDTFETNKLVIVPVNCSCSGEYYQTNTSYVFQNSETYLLIANNTFEGLTTCQALENQNHNPANIYPGRRLLVPLRCACPTKNQTKKGIRYLLSYLVNWGDSVSFISEKFGVNFMSTLEANTLTLTQAMIYPFTTILVPLHDKPSSSQTVSPTQRISPPPSPPSSDHSSNKTWVYVVVGVVVGAIALTSVLCAVIFFKRYRKNRNKDDSLVAVPKSFEAIEEKPQVKVNEKLSENISGIAQSFKVYNFEELQRATDNFSPSSWIKGSVYRGVINGDLAAIKKIEGDVSKEIEILNKINHTNVIRLSGVSFHEGRWYLVYVYATNGDLSEWIYFNNVDGKFLSWTQRMQIALDVATGLDYLHSFTSPPHIHKDINSSNILLDGDFRGKVANLSLARCLEGGDDQFPTTRHIVGTRGYMAPEYLENGLVSTKLDVYAFGVLMLEMVTGKEVAAILTEDETKLSHVLSGIPGERSGKEWLKEFVDPSLGENCPLELAMFVIEMIDDCIKTDPASRPSVHEIVQSLSRTVNSSLSWERSMNVPRN; this comes from the coding sequence ATGTACAAAAAGTGGCGCATAATTGCATTCATTAACAATCCCTTTTGTTACACCCTTCCTCTGCAAACAACAATGCATCTCTTTCCCTTCATCCCCATAATCATTTTCACACTATTGATCCACAACTTCTCTCTGATTCTGGGGCAGCAACCTTATATTGGTTTAGGCACAGTAGCGTGTCCAAGAAGGGGTAACAAAAATTCTATCCGAGGTTACACTTGCAATGGTGCAAACCATAGCTGCCAAAGTTACCTCACCTTCAGATCTCAACCCATTTACAACTCTGTCAAGACAATATCAACTTTGTTGGGTTCTGACCCATCCCAGCTTGCTAAAATAAACTCAGTTTCCATGAATGACACCTTTGAGACAAACAAGTTGGTGATTGTTCCGGTCAACTGTTCCTGTTCAGGTGAGTATTATCAAACAAACACATCCTATGTGTTCCAGAATTCAGAAACTTACTTGTTGATTGCTAACAACACTTTTGAGGGCCTCACAACATGTCAAGCTTTGGAGAACCAAAACCACAACCCTGCAAACATATACCCCGGTAGAAGACTTTTAGTGCCTCTCAGATGTGCTTGTCCCACAAAGAACCAAACCAAGAAAGGCATCAGGTACCTCTTGAGTTACTTGGTGAACTGGGGTGATTCTGTTTCATTCATTAGTGAGAAATTTGGTGTCAACTTTATGTCTACTCTTGAAGCTAATACCCTTACTCTCACACAAGCCATGATCTATCCCTTTACGACAATTTTAGTTCCCCTTCATGACAAGCCCTCAAGTTCTCAAACCGTTTCGCCAACTCAACGCATTAGTCCACCACCCTCACCTCCCTCTTCTGATCATAGCTCAAACAAAACATGGGTGTATGTAGTTGTTGGGGTTGTTGTGGGAGCTATTgccttaacatcggttctctgtGCTGTCATTTTCTTCAAACGCTATcgcaaaaatagaaacaaagatGACTCATTGGTGGCAGTGCCTAAGAGTTTTGAGGCAATTGAGGAAAAACCTCAAGTGAAAGTGAATGAAAAATTGTCAGAGAACATATCTGGCATAGCTCAGTCTTTCAAAGTGTATAACTTTGAGGAACTACAGCGTGCAACAGATAACTTTAGTCCTAGCAGCTGGATCAAAGGGTCTGTTTATCGCGGTGTGATTAATGGTGATTTGGCTGCAATTAAAAAGATAGAAGGAGATGTGTCAAAAGAGATAGAGATACTGAACAAAATCAACCATACCAACGTTATACGCCTTTCTGGAGTTAGCTTCCATGAGGGTCGTTGGTACCTTGTTTATGTGTATGCTACTAATGGGGACTTGAGTGAATGGATCTACTTCAACAACGTGGACGGGAAGTTTTTGAGTTGGACTCAAAGAATGCAAATTGCATTGGATGTGGCAACAGGACTTGACTATCTTCACAGTTTCACTTCTCCTCCTCACATCCACAAGGATATTAACAGCAGTAACATTCTTCTGGATGGTGATTTCAGGGGAAAGGTCGCGAATTTAAGCCTTGCTAGGTGTTTGGAAGGAGGGGATGATCAATTTCCCACGACGAGGCACATTGTTGGGACAAGAGGCTACATGGCTCCAGAGTATTTGGAAAATGGTCTTGTGTCCACAAAGCTTGAcgtatatgcatttggggtactGATGCTGGAAATGGTCACTGGAAAAGAGGTCGCTGCTATTTTAACTGAAGATGAGACAAAATTGTCACATGTTTTAAGTGGCATACCTGGTGAGAGAAGTGGCAAGGAGTGGTTGAAGGAGTTTGTGGATCCCTCTTTGGGAGAGAATTGTCCATTGGAACTTGCTATGTTTGTGATTGAAATGATTGATGATTGCATAAAGACAGATCCAGCAAGTCGCCCTAGTGTGCATGAGATTGTGCAATCTCTTTCAAGAACAGTGAACTCTTCACTGAGTTGGGAAAGGTCAATGAATGTCCCACGAAATTAA